In one window of Toxotes jaculatrix isolate fToxJac2 chromosome 10, fToxJac2.pri, whole genome shotgun sequence DNA:
- the higd2a gene encoding HIG1 domain family member 2A, mitochondrial, which produces MAATATPAATEQTPKTPLLEPELGPPDIEGFNIYPKIKDETFKEKFIRKTKENPFVPIGCLATAGALIFGLRSFQQGKTKQSQILMRGRIAAQGFTIVALLVGVVGTALKSK; this is translated from the exons ATGGCGGCAACTGCAACACCAGCGGCCACAGAACAAACACCTAAAACCCCGCTGCTGGAACCTGAGCTTGGGCCCCCGGACATCGAGGGCTTCAACATTTACCCGAAGATCAAAGATGAGACCTTCAAAGAAAAATTTATCCGAAAAACCAAAGAAAACCCCTTCGTCCCAATAG GTTGTTTGGCAACAGCAGGAGCGTTGATATTTGGTCTCCGCTCCTTCCAACAAGGGAAAACCAAGCAGTCCCAGATACTGATGAGGGGACGTATTGCTGCCCAAGGCTTCACCATAGTTGCCCTTCTTGTTGGTGTCGTTGGCACGGCTCTCAAATCCAAGTAA
- the cltb gene encoding clathrin light chain B isoform X1 translates to MADNGAHTAEEDPAAAFLAQQESEIAGIENDGDGFGALEGADGHQPAQPQPTNYDGFEDESAALNGDMFQESNGPTDNYAAIAQVDIQRQEPESLRKWREEQKTRLEALDTASKAAEAEWREKAKKELEDWHVHQNEQMEKNKANNRLCPSLARASEEAFLAESDGDSPTGTEWERVARLCDFNPKTNKQAKDVSRMRSVLISLKQTPLVR, encoded by the exons ATGGCTGACAACGGTGCGCACACGGCTGAAGAGGACCCAGCCGCAGCTTTCCTGGCTCAGCAGGAGAGTGAGATAGCGGGGATAGAGAACGACGGTGACGGGTTTGGTGCGCTGGAAGGAGCGGACGGCCATCAGCCGGCTCAGCCGCAGCCGACCAACTACG ACGGTTTCGAAGATGAGTCTGCCGCACTGAACGGGGATATGTTTCAG GAGTCCAATGGCCCAACAGACAACTATGCAGCCATCGCCCAGGTGGATATTCAGAGACAAGAGCCAGAGAGTTTACGCAAGTGGAGGGAGGAGCAGAAGACACGCCTTGAAGCATTAG ACACGGCCTCCaaggcagcagaggcagagtggagagagaaagccaaaaaggagctggaggactggCATGTGCACCAGAATGAGCAGATGGAAAAGAACAAGGCCAACAACAG ACTCTGTCCAAGTCTGGCACG AGCATCGGAGGAGGCTTTCCTGGCAGAGAGTGACGGCGACAGCCCGACGGGAACTGAATGGGAGAGAGTAGCCCGTCTGTGTGACTTCAACcccaaaaccaacaaacaggCAAAGGATGTTTCTCGAATGCGCTCTGTCCTCATCTCTCTCAAACAGACACCTCTAGTTCGCTAG
- the cltb gene encoding clathrin light chain B isoform X2, with product MADNGAHTAEEDPAAAFLAQQESEIAGIENDGDGFGALEGADGHQPAQPQPTNYDGFEDESAALNGDMFQESNGPTDNYAAIAQVDIQRQEPESLRKWREEQKTRLEALDTASKAAEAEWREKAKKELEDWHVHQNEQMEKNKANNRASEEAFLAESDGDSPTGTEWERVARLCDFNPKTNKQAKDVSRMRSVLISLKQTPLVR from the exons ATGGCTGACAACGGTGCGCACACGGCTGAAGAGGACCCAGCCGCAGCTTTCCTGGCTCAGCAGGAGAGTGAGATAGCGGGGATAGAGAACGACGGTGACGGGTTTGGTGCGCTGGAAGGAGCGGACGGCCATCAGCCGGCTCAGCCGCAGCCGACCAACTACG ACGGTTTCGAAGATGAGTCTGCCGCACTGAACGGGGATATGTTTCAG GAGTCCAATGGCCCAACAGACAACTATGCAGCCATCGCCCAGGTGGATATTCAGAGACAAGAGCCAGAGAGTTTACGCAAGTGGAGGGAGGAGCAGAAGACACGCCTTGAAGCATTAG ACACGGCCTCCaaggcagcagaggcagagtggagagagaaagccaaaaaggagctggaggactggCATGTGCACCAGAATGAGCAGATGGAAAAGAACAAGGCCAACAACAG AGCATCGGAGGAGGCTTTCCTGGCAGAGAGTGACGGCGACAGCCCGACGGGAACTGAATGGGAGAGAGTAGCCCGTCTGTGTGACTTCAACcccaaaaccaacaaacaggCAAAGGATGTTTCTCGAATGCGCTCTGTCCTCATCTCTCTCAAACAGACACCTCTAGTTCGCTAG